In a single window of the uncultured Dysgonomonas sp. genome:
- a CDS encoding glycoside hydrolase family 43 protein, whose product MKILNFLIAALFSFGFASCQNNGNVKQDKIEAISLGDPFIMLHENIYYAYGTQAKEGIEVYTSADLVHWKKAGSLALHQKDSWGERWFWAPEVYYIKEKNKFFMYYSADEHICVAVADSPFGPFVQDEKQPMIADEKCIDNSLFIDDDGKPYLYFDRFNDGLNIWVAELEDDLKTIKLPTLTKCINVSQSWEEVHPRVNEGAFVTKHEGVYYLTYSGNSYESPFYGVGYATATSPMGPWTKYDKNPILQKPDSLVGVGHSAMFKDKEGQLRIVFHAHNNQEKIHPRHMYIASVRFTNEATPVMQVYGDILKPVVVTLE is encoded by the coding sequence ATGAAAATACTCAATTTTCTAATAGCCGCATTGTTTAGCTTTGGTTTTGCATCTTGCCAAAATAATGGAAATGTCAAACAAGATAAGATAGAGGCAATCTCTCTAGGAGACCCATTTATTATGTTACATGAAAACATTTACTATGCATATGGTACACAAGCCAAAGAAGGTATAGAGGTGTATACATCTGCCGATTTGGTACATTGGAAAAAAGCTGGATCACTGGCTTTGCATCAGAAGGATTCCTGGGGTGAACGTTGGTTTTGGGCACCTGAGGTATATTATATAAAAGAAAAGAATAAGTTTTTCATGTATTACTCGGCTGACGAACATATTTGTGTGGCTGTAGCCGATTCTCCTTTTGGTCCTTTTGTACAGGATGAGAAACAACCGATGATTGCTGATGAAAAATGTATAGATAATTCCTTGTTTATCGACGATGATGGCAAGCCTTATTTGTATTTCGACCGCTTTAACGACGGACTTAATATCTGGGTGGCTGAATTAGAGGATGATCTTAAAACTATCAAGCTCCCAACTTTAACAAAATGTATTAATGTTTCTCAATCATGGGAGGAAGTACATCCACGTGTCAATGAAGGTGCTTTTGTTACCAAACATGAGGGTGTATATTATCTGACTTATTCGGGAAATAGTTACGAAAGTCCTTTCTACGGAGTAGGTTATGCTACGGCCACTTCTCCGATGGGGCCTTGGACGAAATATGACAAAAATCCAATTCTTCAAAAGCCGGACAGTCTTGTTGGTGTAGGACATAGTGCTATGTTTAAAGATAAAGAAGGGCAGTTGAGAATTGTATTTCATGCCCATAACAATCAGGAAAAGATCCACCCAAGACACATGTATATTGCTTCTGTTCGGTTTACAAATGAAGCAACGCCGGTTATGCAGGTGTACGGTGATATTTTAAAGCCGGTAGTAGTGACCTTAGAATGA